AAGCTCAGCGATAGGATCAGCTGTTGATAAAGTATCAGAAAATATTTCACCTGTAGATACAGAAGACCTAAAGGGAAATATAGAAAAATACCTAGCAGATACTGATGTTAAAGAACTACAACCAGATTATCTAGAAAGCCAAGTACAAGAGAGTAAAGATGAAATTGCTCAAACAATTAAAAATATTGGTCTAAATCCAAACCAAGCTGGTAATGAGATTGATGCTTTGACAAAATCACTAAAAGCTAAGGCAGAAAAGATCGCAAATTCAGCTGACAAAGAAGCAATAGCAGAGGCAGTTTCAAAAAACTCTGAACTAAGTCAAGCAGAAGCAGAAAAAATTGCGACAAATATTTATGACGAGTTAGAAAAAGCAAGTGTCGAAACAAGCAAGGCAATTGATGAAGCCTCAGTAGAAATAGATAAGCTTGCCAAAGAAGCGAAAATCACTGCTGATAAAACAGTAGAAGAAGCAAAAGAAGGGGCTGACAAAGCAAGTAATGCAGTATCAGTTGGATCTGTTCTTACTTTCTTAGGTCTAATAGTAGCCTTGGCTATATCATCTATAGCTGGTAGAAAAGGTGAAGAATTTGCTATAAAAAATTATAGATAAAAAACAAAAGCTGAATCATAAAAGATTCAGCTTTTTTTAACCTATTATAGAAAGGATACTTGATATTGGGTATTTAGAATTTATTCTTTGATTATAGTCTATATATAGGTTTTCAGATTGGCTTTTAGCAGCATTTATTGAAATAATAAGACCAGAATGCTCAAGGGCAAAGAAGCTAGGTTTTAGTTCATATATCCTGTCATTTTTATTTGGATTTGGATCTAGGGCATTTTTTACTAGATAAGCTCCCGATTCCTTAAATATAGATGCTAATTTTATGGCCTCATTTGCAGTATTTGCATTTGTTAGTACAAAGATCCTCCTATTGGCAAAGGTATTATCTTTGCTTATTTTTTGGCTGACTTGGTCATAGTAGGCATAGTTGTCTGGATCAAAGTGGTCTGGTTTTTCTTGAAACCTTGTTGCGATATTTCTAACAAAACTTGTTTTATAAATACCGCTGTCATCATTCTTTATATCTTCTAGGGTTTTTTCTAAAATATGACCCCTATAAAAGAAAATATTATCAGCTGAATAATCTTGGTGGATAAAATATTTTGCAAATTCGTTTACAAAAAGATTGTTAACAGAATTGTTGTCTTGTAAATCTACAATCATTGTTGTAACACCAGGATTAGCAGTAACTAGCTTTATGATTTCATCTTTGATCTTATCTAGGTCTTTAATCTTGAAATTTGGCAGGGAGACCCTAAGGACTAGGCCATTTTCAATACCAACGCTTGCTTCTAATTCATTTTTATCATTTATTATTCTTTTGTAACGATTTACCACTTGGGGATTTTCTAAAATATTTTTGATATTTGAATTGCTCTTATTTTTGTAGTAATCAAACAGATCATCATATGTAGCCTTATCTAGGATCTTTGTATAAGAATCATCCAAGATTTCAAGATACTCGTTTACTAGAAGGAAAAAGTCTTGGTCAGTTTTTGAGTTTGATATTTTCTTCTTGTAATCATTGCTTTTTTCTACAAATTCTTTAAATGATTCTGTATTCATTTGATCAACTGCGAAGTTTTTGATTATAGTTTCTGTGAGAGTATCAAAATCGCTTGATTTTTCTGCGCTTGTTAGACTCCTACCTTCAGTCGATGAGATAAATACCTCTTTAGATAGATCATCTAGGACCTCATCCCTAAAGTTTGGATATCCCATTTTTGAATAAGAATTTAATTTTCCTATAATAAAATAAATAGGAAGTCCAATTATAATGATAGCAGCAATAGCAAGGCCTATCCTGCGCTGTCTATAAACTCTCTTGTCAACTCTTTTTCTTCTTTTTCTGCGTTTTTGTTCATCTATATTTTTGACAGAACCATCATCTTTTATTATTCTTATTTGACTTTCTTTAGGATTTTTATTCCTATCTCTCCTAGAAGAGGCATTTTTATTTATTCTTCTGGGAGTTTTTCTCTTTTTTCTTGTCATTATTAATCCTGTTATTTTTCTTGAAAATTATTTCGAAGTCACTACCTTGGCCTAGCTTAGATTTGACTCTTATTTTGCCATCAAGTGCATCTACAAAGTTTTTAGTAATAGCAAGTCCGAGTCCAACACCATTTTCTTTTGTATTCCTAGAATCTTCGACCCTATAAAATCTTTCAAATATTCTTTCAACATCGTCTTCTTTTAGGCCAATTCCAGTATCAACTACACTTATGACTATATCATCATCACGTTTTCTAAGGTGAACATCGATCCTACCATCTTCTCCTATTGCCTTTATAGCGTTAGAAATCAAATTTTGCATTATTTGACTTAGTTTATCCCTATCTGTATATAATATAATATCTTCATCTAAGAATGTATTTATTTCTATATTTCTAAGCCTAGCTTTTGGCATAAAAGATCTGACTATATTTGATATGAGCTCAGTTATATTTACATTTGATTTTGATAAAACTGCATAGGATACATTTTCATCAAAGGTATTTTTTAGTCCAACCACTAGACCTTCTAACCTAGTGATTTCGTTGGATAATAGATCTAAGGTTGCCTCATCCGTGTCTATTAGCCCATCTTTTATAGCCTCTATATAAAGTTTGAGATTGGTTAGAGGGGTCCTAAGCTCATGAGAAATATCCTGAGCATATTGTTTTCTGATAGATTCCTGGTTTTTTAGGGAATTTGATAAATAATTAATATTATCTCTCAAAAACTCGATCTCTTTTATATCAGTATTTTCTACTATGGTATCATAAACGCCCTCTTTTATAGAAACCGTAGATTCTCCTATAGATGCTATAGGTTTTGATATATTTGTAGACAATATTTTGGCTATGACTAGGCCTATAGCTAGGGATATTGTTATAGAATAGACCACAGCATGGGTGAAGTTATTTTTCATCTCATTCATAGCACTTAGGTCTCTATTGTAGAGGATTTCAATTTTACCAGCATTTGATTTTTTCTTATCATCTATGAGGTTGTATTCTTTGGAGAGGATTTTCGATTCGTCGTTTTCATCCCTACCTTTAAGCTGTTTTTCTAGTTTGTTATTATGGTCGTAATAATTTATATCGACTTTTTGGTCTTTGGCCATACTTGCAAGATAGGACCACATAACCTCAGCACTTATATTTGGATCATTGTTAAGTCTAATAAATTGTTGGCCTATTTCCTGGGGTCTTTTATCATCGACGGCAGTAAATAGGTCATTGTAATTTAGGGTAACAAGTAGGGTTACAA
This window of the Anaerococcus mediterraneensis genome carries:
- a CDS encoding cell wall metabolism sensor histidine kinase WalK, whose product is MTTLKNKIIKNFIAGILSCILVFSILVTLLVTLNYNDLFTAVDDKRPQEIGQQFIRLNNDPNISAEVMWSYLASMAKDQKVDINYYDHNNKLEKQLKGRDENDESKILSKEYNLIDDKKKSNAGKIEILYNRDLSAMNEMKNNFTHAVVYSITISLAIGLVIAKILSTNISKPIASIGESTVSIKEGVYDTIVENTDIKEIEFLRDNINYLSNSLKNQESIRKQYAQDISHELRTPLTNLKLYIEAIKDGLIDTDEATLDLLSNEITRLEGLVVGLKNTFDENVSYAVLSKSNVNITELISNIVRSFMPKARLRNIEINTFLDEDIILYTDRDKLSQIMQNLISNAIKAIGEDGRIDVHLRKRDDDIVISVVDTGIGLKEDDVERIFERFYRVEDSRNTKENGVGLGLAITKNFVDALDGKIRVKSKLGQGSDFEIIFKKNNRINNDKKKEKNSQKNK